In the genome of Mesorhizobium sp. NBSH29, the window ACAGCCCCTTCATAAATGTGTCGCGCAAAAATATCGAGAATTTCTATCAGAATCCTCTCGGCCGGTTCTTTCTTGAAGACACCGTGAAAAACTAGCGATGCGTTACCGCCAGGCAGAAATCTGCCTGGCGGTACTTTTCGATGGCTTCGAGATTTGTAGCCGCTAGGCCGACTGGATACCTTAGCCTGCCGCTACCAGATGCCCCTCGCCCACATCGTTCAGCACGCGCTTTTCTGGAGGATTACCGAGAGCGTGCACTGGACTAGGGATCTCGGCGTCGAGCCGTGTGAAGCCGGTCCGGCGATTACGTGGGTCTGGGTTTGGGACGGCGTCAATCAGTCGACGCGTATAGGCGTGTTGGGGGTTGGAAAAAACCTGGTCGCGCGTGCCCATCTCGACAATCTGACCCAGATACATCACTGCCACCCGGTCAGAGATATTTTCCACCACGGCCATATCGTGTGAAATGAAAAGGTAGGAGAGACCAAATTCTTTTTGCAGTTCCTTGAGAAGGGTGAGCACACGCGCCTGCACCGAAACATCGAGTGCCGACACGCTCTCATCGGCAATAATCAGCTTTGGCTTCAATGTCAGGGCGCGCGCAATACAGATGCGCTGGCGCTGCCCTCCGGAGAATTCGTGCGGATAGCGCTCCATCTGGTCAGCAGACAAACCGACGCGTTCAAACAGATAGGCCGCCTGTTCCCTCCGTTTTGCAGCCGAGCCGATCCCGTGGACAAGCAGCGGCTCCTCAACCAATTCGCCCACGCGCATCCGCGGATCAAGCGAAGCGTAGGGATCCTGAAAGATCATCTGGACATCGCGCTTGATGGCCAGGTGCCCTGCTCTATCCAGACCCACGACGTTACGCCCATTGATGCTGATCTCGCCGGCGAACGGAACCAGACCTGCAATCGCCTTCGCCGTGGTGGACTTCCCACAACCGGATTCTCCCACAAGCGACACCGTTTCGTGTGCAGCGATGTCAAACCCGATGCCTTCCACCGCGTGAACGCGTCGGTCGACGCGGCCAAAAAAGCCGCCACGTAGATCAAAATGAACATGCAGGTCGCGGATGCGGACAACGGGGTGAAGTGCCTGTGACACTTCTGCCGTCCGGGGCAGGACAGGCGATGTCTGCGCACCCAGCCGACCGGCTCCCATCTTGGGAACGGCGGCCAGCAATTCACGCGTATACTCAGCCTGTGGCCGCTCAAAAATATCGCGTGTCGTTCCTTCTTCGATATTTCTGCCATGGCGCATGATGATGACGCGATCCGCCATCTCGGCCACAACGCCCATGTCGTGTGTGATGAGGATGACTGCAGTGCCGTGTGTTGCCTGGAGATCGCGCAACAGTTCCAGCACCTCGCCTTGAACTGTCACGTCGAGGGCCGTGGTCGGTTCGTCGGCAATCAGCACGTCTGGCTTGAGCGCCAGCGCCATGGCGATCATGACGCGCTGGCGCATGCCGCCGGATAGTTCATGCGGATATCGCTTCATCCGCGCTTCAGGGTCCGGGA includes:
- a CDS encoding ABC transporter ATP-binding protein — protein: MTAKTSTEPVLTVSDLTVSIRGEATDSAVVSDFSFSLHRGETLCIAGESGSGKSVTSLAIMGLLPQPAARITSGSIRLGDRDLTHLPERQMREIRGNQIAMIFQEPMTSLNPVLTIGRQLVEAIETHAALSGTAARAVAVEALKAVRIPDPEARMKRYPHELSGGMRQRVMIAMALALKPDVLIADEPTTALDVTVQGEVLELLRDLQATHGTAVILITHDMGVVAEMADRVIIMRHGRNIEEGTTRDIFERPQAEYTRELLAAVPKMGAGRLGAQTSPVLPRTAEVSQALHPVVRIRDLHVHFDLRGGFFGRVDRRVHAVEGIGFDIAAHETVSLVGESGCGKSTTAKAIAGLVPFAGEISINGRNVVGLDRAGHLAIKRDVQMIFQDPYASLDPRMRVGELVEEPLLVHGIGSAAKRREQAAYLFERVGLSADQMERYPHEFSGGQRQRICIARALTLKPKLIIADESVSALDVSVQARVLTLLKELQKEFGLSYLFISHDMAVVENISDRVAVMYLGQIVEMGTRDQVFSNPQHAYTRRLIDAVPNPDPRNRRTGFTRLDAEIPSPVHALGNPPEKRVLNDVGEGHLVAAG